A portion of the Pseudomonadota bacterium genome contains these proteins:
- a CDS encoding GNAT family N-acetyltransferase encodes MDPVEPVKLRILTLRDLDEVSKIDYSLLGIKRIEYWEQKLERAETSGVPSLAAEIDGNLVGFISGKVSTWECGTPDNTAWIDAFGVAKKYQKRGIAQLLFKEMFSIFKKVGVNNIYIFVSWKDWDLLKFFEKMKFRMGDMINLELKL; translated from the coding sequence ATGGATCCCGTTGAACCTGTTAAGTTAAGGATCTTAACGTTGAGAGATCTTGATGAAGTGTCAAAGATTGACTACTCCCTGCTTGGTATAAAAAGAATAGAATACTGGGAACAGAAACTCGAAAGAGCAGAGACCTCAGGTGTACCCTCGCTGGCAGCAGAGATTGACGGCAATTTAGTCGGTTTTATTTCGGGAAAAGTAAGCACATGGGAATGTGGAACACCGGATAATACAGCGTGGATAGATGCTTTCGGTGTAGCAAAGAAATATCAGAAAAGGGGGATTGCCCAGCTTCTTTTTAAAGAAATGTTTTCTATATTCAAGAAGGTAGGGGTAAACAATATATATATTTTTGTCAGTTGGAAAGATTGGGATTTACTTAAATTCTTTGAAAAGATGAAATTCCGCATGGGAGATATGATAAACCTGGAGTTAAAGCTTTAG
- the smpB gene encoding SsrA-binding protein SmpB: protein MKTICTNRKAYHEFHIEDKFETGLVLTGTEVKSLREGKANLKDSYAKIKDGELFLVNAHISPYSCGNIYNHEPKRERKLLLHKREISKLFGKVKERGFTLVPLSMYFNNRNMVKLELALAKGKTLYDKRESIKRKDEKRVAERELRSR, encoded by the coding sequence ATGAAGACAATATGTACTAATAGAAAAGCTTACCATGAGTTCCATATTGAGGACAAATTTGAGACAGGCCTTGTTCTGACAGGAACAGAAGTAAAATCTCTGCGCGAGGGTAAGGCGAACCTGAAGGACAGTTATGCAAAGATAAAAGATGGTGAGCTTTTTCTGGTAAATGCCCATATAAGTCCATATTCATGCGGGAACATATACAACCATGAACCGAAAAGAGAACGGAAGCTGCTGCTGCACAAGAGGGAAATCTCGAAGCTTTTCGGGAAAGTAAAGGAGAGGGGCTTTACGCTGGTGCCTTTGTCCATGTATTTTAACAACAGGAATATGGTAAAGTTGGAGCTTGCACTTGCTAAGGGTAAAACCTTATACGACAAGAGGGAAAGCATAAAGAGGAAAGACGAAAAAAGGGTCGCTGAAAGGGAACTGAGGTCGAGATGA
- a CDS encoding type II toxin-antitoxin system RelE/ParE family toxin — MNWTVKLSSKAQRYYEHLDKSLRDRIKAGLLELSEKNHPVEHSQVKPLTGQLRGFYRLRVGDYRIIFSILPEQHIIAVVSIVPRGEAY, encoded by the coding sequence TTGAACTGGACAGTTAAGTTATCTTCAAAGGCACAACGGTATTACGAACATCTGGACAAGAGTTTAAGAGACCGGATTAAAGCAGGATTGCTGGAGCTTTCAGAGAAGAATCACCCTGTTGAACACAGCCAGGTTAAGCCTCTGACGGGACAGCTTCGTGGCTTTTATCGTTTGAGGGTTGGCGACTACCGGATCATATTCAGTATTCTGCCGGAGCAGCATATCATTGCTGTAGTCAGCATCGTCCCTAGAGGAGAGGCGTATTGA